Proteins encoded together in one Deinococcus aestuarii window:
- a CDS encoding ion transporter, giving the protein MSSPPDSQRLHRERLELLRHLDRLTDAPMTVLGFVWLALLVVDLTRGLTPGLQRLSDLIWILFILDFLLSFTVAPDKWAYLRSNWLTLVSLFLPALRVLRVFPALRAVRVLRATRSLNLVRLLTSLNRGFRAAGRAVRRRGVGYVALLTLLVALAGAAGMFAFEDVPAARESGLTGYVSWLWWTAMILVTMGSDYFPKTGEGRFLTWLLALYGFAVFGYITASVASFFVGRDQTAAEGGDDEVTNAALQRELSALRREIAGLRSELERGEGRG; this is encoded by the coding sequence ATGTCCAGCCCGCCGGACTCCCAGCGTCTGCACCGCGAGCGGCTAGAGCTGCTGCGCCACCTCGACCGCCTGACCGACGCGCCCATGACCGTCCTGGGCTTCGTGTGGCTCGCCCTGCTCGTCGTGGACCTGACGAGAGGGCTGACCCCGGGGCTCCAACGGCTCAGCGACTTGATCTGGATCCTCTTTATCCTCGACTTCCTGCTGTCCTTCACGGTGGCGCCCGACAAGTGGGCCTACCTGCGCTCGAACTGGCTCACCCTGGTCTCCCTCTTCCTGCCTGCCCTGCGGGTCTTGCGCGTCTTCCCGGCGTTGCGGGCCGTGCGGGTGCTGCGGGCCACCCGCTCGCTGAACCTCGTGCGGCTGCTGACCTCGCTGAACCGCGGTTTTCGCGCCGCCGGGCGGGCCGTGCGTCGGCGGGGGGTGGGGTACGTGGCCCTGCTGACCCTGCTCGTCGCGCTCGCGGGGGCGGCGGGGATGTTCGCCTTCGAGGACGTGCCCGCGGCGCGGGAGAGCGGCCTCACCGGCTACGTTTCCTGGCTGTGGTGGACGGCGATGATCCTCGTCACGATGGGCTCGGACTACTTTCCGAAGACGGGGGAGGGCCGGTTCCTGACCTGGCTGCTCGCCCTGTACGGTTTTGCGGTGTTCGGGTACATCACGGCGTCCGTGGCGAGCTTCTTCGTGGGCCGGGATCAGACCGCCGCCGAGGGTGGGGACGACGAGGTGACGAACGCCGCGCTGCAACGTGAACTCTCGGCCCTGCGGCGGGAGATCGCGGGCTTGCGGTCGGAGCTGGAACGCGGGGAGGGGAGAGGGTAA
- a CDS encoding SDR family oxidoreductase, with protein MANLGSSTIMLTGAGGALATAIAQELEDAGAQLVLVGRGESLAKAADRFPATEVLDLDLTDPASVEALRKVKVDALVHTVGAYAPQDVQKASGEDLRLMFDTNMLTLFHAVQGALPHMLRQKDGMIIGFSSGSAARLSGPKSALYTASKAAVAAYILSLHDELKARGVRGCVLYPMGAVDTPRNREAGLSWDAMIDPRGLAKSVAHALTRPDRAHVTELKVYPDV; from the coding sequence ATGGCGAACCTCGGCTCCTCTACGATCATGCTGACGGGGGCAGGCGGCGCGCTGGCGACCGCCATCGCCCAGGAACTGGAGGACGCGGGCGCGCAGCTCGTCCTCGTCGGGCGCGGCGAGAGCCTCGCCAAGGCCGCCGACCGCTTTCCCGCGACCGAGGTGCTCGACCTCGACCTCACCGACCCCGCCAGCGTGGAGGCCCTGCGGAAGGTCAAGGTAGACGCGCTCGTGCACACGGTGGGCGCCTACGCGCCGCAGGACGTTCAGAAGGCCAGCGGGGAAGACCTGCGGCTGATGTTCGACACGAATATGCTTACCCTCTTCCACGCGGTGCAGGGCGCACTGCCCCACATGCTGCGGCAGAAAGACGGCATGATCATCGGCTTCAGCTCGGGCTCGGCGGCGCGGCTCAGCGGCCCCAAGTCGGCGCTGTACACGGCGAGCAAGGCCGCCGTCGCCGCCTATATCCTCAGCCTCCACGACGAACTCAAGGCCCGGGGCGTGCGCGGCTGCGTGCTCTACCCGATGGGCGCGGTCGACACCCCCAGAAACCGCGAGGCGGGCCTGAGCTGGGACGCCATGATCGACCCGCGCGGCCTCGCCAAGAGCGTCGCGCACGCCCTCACGCGGCCCGACCGGGCGCACGTGACGGAGCTGAAGGTGTATCCGGACGTGTAG
- a CDS encoding menaquinone biosynthesis decarboxylase produces the protein MAFPDIQSFMRLLEDRGELVRVSVPVDRELEITEIADRLVKSGGPAVLFEHVKGSPFPLVIGLMGTRERTALALGVRDLDDLAAKVRHLIDLKGSGGLGGLLGNVGKLRDAMNLPPRRVRSGPAQEVVWTGDEVDLGKLPILKCWPLDGGPFVTLPLVITRDPETGERNMGMYRMQVMGRNVTGMHWQRHKTGTKHLEKAKRLGQRLEVAVAIGGDPALIYAATAPLPPIPGLDEFALAGYLRGERYPVTKGLTVDLDVPANAEFVLEGYVDPQEDWAMEGPFGDHTGFYTLPDLYPRFHVTAVTMRRNPVYPATIVGRPPMEDAYLIEASERLFLPAAQLILPEVVDYHMPPAGVAHNLVVVSIKKTYPGQAYKVANGLFGLGQMMFAKVIVVVDEGVPVNDFGAVWREVTARAEPGRDTLTTRGPTDVLDHSSRGWGYGGKLIIDATRKLPEEVGSAASSREDQGQEREEATFTPHLSGDLPTFGGVLAQRQTPDGYWYVALHKTRPGQARALAEVFAAHPAARGVRHLLIGDEQTDVGNVQDVWWTILNNIDPERDVRQVGNLLAWDGARKLPEEGFVREWPPKIEMTPEVVRRVDALWHMYGLTETSR, from the coding sequence ATGGCCTTCCCCGACATACAGAGCTTCATGCGCCTGCTGGAGGACCGGGGCGAACTCGTGCGCGTCTCGGTCCCGGTGGACCGCGAGCTGGAGATCACCGAGATCGCCGACCGCCTGGTGAAGTCGGGCGGTCCGGCGGTGCTGTTCGAGCACGTCAAGGGCAGCCCCTTCCCCCTCGTCATCGGGCTGATGGGCACCCGCGAGCGAACGGCGCTGGCCCTGGGGGTGAGGGACCTCGACGACCTCGCCGCCAAGGTCCGGCACCTGATCGACCTCAAGGGGAGCGGTGGCCTGGGTGGCCTGCTTGGCAACGTAGGCAAGCTGCGTGACGCGATGAACCTCCCGCCCCGCCGTGTCCGTTCCGGTCCCGCCCAGGAGGTCGTGTGGACGGGTGACGAGGTGGACCTCGGCAAACTCCCCATCCTCAAGTGCTGGCCCCTCGACGGCGGCCCCTTCGTGACCCTGCCGCTGGTGATCACCCGCGACCCCGAGACGGGTGAGCGCAACATGGGCATGTACCGGATGCAGGTCATGGGCCGCAACGTCACCGGGATGCACTGGCAGCGCCACAAGACGGGCACGAAGCATCTGGAGAAGGCGAAGCGCCTGGGCCAGCGGCTCGAAGTCGCCGTCGCCATCGGCGGGGACCCGGCCCTGATCTACGCGGCGACCGCGCCCCTTCCCCCCATCCCCGGCCTCGACGAGTTCGCCCTCGCGGGCTACCTGCGCGGCGAGCGGTATCCCGTGACGAAGGGCCTCACGGTGGATCTCGACGTGCCCGCCAATGCCGAATTCGTCCTCGAAGGCTACGTGGACCCGCAGGAGGATTGGGCGATGGAAGGCCCTTTCGGTGACCACACCGGCTTCTACACCCTCCCTGACCTCTACCCGCGCTTCCACGTCACGGCGGTCACGATGCGGAGGAACCCCGTCTACCCCGCCACCATCGTGGGCCGCCCGCCGATGGAGGACGCCTACCTGATCGAGGCCTCCGAGCGCCTCTTCCTCCCCGCCGCGCAGCTCATCCTGCCGGAGGTCGTGGACTACCACATGCCCCCCGCCGGGGTGGCCCACAACCTCGTCGTGGTGAGCATCAAGAAGACGTACCCCGGCCAGGCGTACAAGGTGGCGAACGGCCTCTTCGGCCTCGGCCAGATGATGTTCGCCAAGGTCATCGTCGTGGTGGACGAGGGCGTGCCAGTGAACGACTTCGGGGCCGTGTGGCGCGAGGTGACCGCGCGGGCCGAGCCGGGACGCGACACCCTGACCACGCGCGGCCCCACCGACGTGCTCGACCACTCCAGCCGCGGCTGGGGCTACGGCGGCAAGCTCATCATCGACGCCACCCGCAAGCTCCCCGAGGAGGTGGGCAGCGCCGCGAGCAGCCGGGAGGATCAGGGCCAGGAGCGGGAGGAGGCGACCTTCACCCCCCATCTGTCGGGCGATCTCCCCACCTTCGGGGGCGTCCTCGCCCAGCGCCAGACTCCGGACGGTTACTGGTACGTGGCGCTGCACAAGACCCGCCCCGGCCAGGCCCGGGCGCTTGCCGAGGTCTTTGCAGCCCACCCTGCCGCACGGGGCGTCCGTCACCTTCTGATCGGCGACGAGCAGACCGACGTGGGAAACGTCCAGGACGTGTGGTGGACCATCCTCAACAACATCGACCCCGAGCGCGACGTGCGGCAGGTGGGAAACCTCCTCGCCTGGGACGGCGCCCGCAAACTGCCCGAAGAAGGCTTCGTGCGCGAGTGGCCCCCCAAGATCGAGATGACGCCCGAGGTGGTTCGCCGCGTGGACGCTCTGTGGCACATGTACGGGTTGACCGAGACCTCTCGCTGA
- a CDS encoding M24 family metallopeptidase — translation MTLSPTEAMRRALQGTPLDGWLMYDFQGLNPHARRVLDLPAGAHLTRRFFIWVPREGQAVLLHNHIEGGTWATLSQGWDVERRAFGSHAELDARLAEVVAGKTVAMEYSPHGAVPYVGRVDAGTVERVRAAGARVESSADLLQAFLVWSPEDFVAHGRAAALLMRAKDDAFRLIHERLRAGEPVTELEVQAVIERAIAEEGLDSGHPVNVSFGANAADPHYQLGGERNATLNPGECVLIDLWAQEPGRPFADVTWVGFAGEPGAEYREAWEAVRGARDAALSLLHERHGSLQGWEVDRAARDAMGETWAPSFLHRTGHDLGVQLHGSGANLDDYETRDTRRLTPGLAVTVEPGTYPRERGFGIRTEVNVYLAPHGPQVTTDLQRQPFVLGSGEWVDVRAAVYGGET, via the coding sequence ATGACCCTCTCCCCCACCGAGGCCATGCGCCGGGCCCTGCAAGGCACCCCCCTCGACGGCTGGCTGATGTACGACTTCCAGGGCCTCAACCCGCACGCCCGGCGGGTGCTGGACCTCCCGGCGGGGGCGCACCTCACCCGCCGTTTCTTCATCTGGGTACCGCGCGAGGGTCAGGCGGTGCTCCTCCACAACCACATCGAGGGCGGGACGTGGGCGACCCTCTCGCAGGGCTGGGACGTGGAGCGCCGCGCGTTCGGATCACACGCGGAGCTGGACGCGCGGCTGGCGGAGGTCGTGGCCGGGAAGACGGTGGCGATGGAGTACAGCCCGCACGGCGCCGTGCCGTACGTCGGCCGGGTGGACGCCGGGACGGTCGAGCGGGTGCGGGCGGCGGGCGCGCGGGTGGAGAGCAGCGCCGACCTCCTCCAGGCCTTTCTGGTCTGGTCCCCCGAGGACTTCGTGGCGCATGGCCGGGCGGCGGCCCTCCTGATGCGGGCCAAGGACGACGCCTTCCGCCTGATCCACGAGCGGCTCAGGGCAGGCGAGCCGGTCACGGAATTGGAGGTGCAGGCGGTGATCGAGCGGGCCATCGCGGAGGAAGGGCTGGACAGCGGCCACCCCGTCAACGTCAGCTTCGGCGCGAACGCCGCCGACCCGCACTACCAGCTGGGGGGAGAGCGCAATGCGACGCTGAATCCCGGTGAGTGCGTCCTGATCGACCTGTGGGCGCAGGAGCCGGGCCGCCCCTTCGCGGACGTGACCTGGGTGGGCTTCGCTGGCGAGCCGGGCGCCGAGTACCGGGAGGCGTGGGAGGCGGTGCGCGGTGCGCGGGACGCGGCCTTGAGCCTCCTCCACGAGCGGCACGGCAGCCTCCAGGGCTGGGAGGTGGACCGGGCGGCGCGGGACGCGATGGGAGAGACCTGGGCGCCTTCCTTCCTCCACCGCACCGGGCACGACCTCGGGGTGCAGCTCCACGGCTCGGGGGCGAACCTCGACGACTACGAGACGCGCGACACCCGCCGCCTGACCCCCGGCCTCGCCGTGACGGTGGAGCCGGGCACCTACCCCCGTGAGCGGGGGTTTGGCATCCGCACCGAGGTCAACGTGTACCTCGCGCCGCACGGCCCGCAGGTCACGACCGACCTTCAGCGCCAGCCGTTCGTGCTCGGGTCGGGGGAGTGGGTGGACGTGCGGGCGGCGGTGTACGGGGGGGAAACTTAA
- a CDS encoding DUF4153 domain-containing protein: MTSPEGPGAALPPSPVPETALSPALPRPERAALPLMVAAGLALAAHGLTAGDALGVGVNVQVWVALFLGTVLWALRRSGRVPTREAGTLLGLGLAFAATFAVWRVPLSFALLNGVALLLCLTLGAASLRHPGTRVAGVWTLVGTAFTGGLRFVYGGPALLERFPWARVRPARGSTVGRWGVGLLLTVPVLLVFGGLLAGADAGFGTLIGRLLDWDLGGVWETVLRLVFWAAFAGGLVYPALMALRPTVFPAGEPSGLPRLGLVEVGLPLAALGALFVVFLGTQLPYLLSGTGLPGDFTFSEYVRRGFGELMAVAFLTLGLLLGAHAITREEVRAGAAYRLLNLAVLAPLALVVLSAANRWRLYTLAYGLSEIRVLGAAFLVWVVLALGWFAVTLWRGRLRHFAYPALLLGLGTLLVTTALNPGALIARVNVHRSVAGVTNDLRRTPQGADVGGLLSLGADAVPVVVANQDTLTRECGPTEACLNDRSTLLRRLREEYGEVRDLRLWNASDARARRLVGESR; encoded by the coding sequence ATGACCTCCCCGGAAGGACCCGGCGCCGCCCTCCCCCCCTCGCCCGTACCGGAGACCGCCCTCTCCCCCGCCCTGCCACGACCCGAACGCGCCGCGCTGCCGCTCATGGTGGCCGCCGGGCTGGCGCTCGCCGCGCACGGGCTGACGGCGGGAGACGCGCTGGGAGTCGGGGTGAACGTGCAGGTCTGGGTGGCCCTGTTCCTGGGAACGGTCCTCTGGGCGCTGCGGCGGTCAGGACGGGTCCCCACCCGCGAGGCCGGAACGCTCCTGGGGCTCGGCCTCGCCTTTGCCGCCACCTTCGCCGTGTGGCGGGTGCCTCTGAGCTTCGCCCTCCTGAACGGGGTGGCCCTCCTGCTGTGCCTGACGCTCGGGGCGGCGTCCCTGCGGCATCCGGGGACGAGGGTGGCGGGGGTGTGGACGCTGGTCGGCACGGCCTTCACGGGCGGGCTGCGCTTCGTGTACGGAGGTCCTGCCCTGCTCGAACGCTTTCCCTGGGCGCGGGTGCGTCCGGCCCGGGGGAGCACGGTGGGCCGCTGGGGCGTCGGGCTGCTCCTGACCGTGCCCGTCTTGCTGGTGTTCGGCGGTTTGCTCGCGGGGGCGGACGCGGGCTTCGGCACGCTGATCGGGCGGCTGCTCGACTGGGACCTGGGCGGCGTGTGGGAGACGGTCCTGCGCCTCGTCTTCTGGGCGGCCTTCGCGGGCGGGCTGGTCTACCCGGCGCTGATGGCGCTGCGGCCCACGGTCTTTCCGGCGGGCGAGCCGTCCGGCCTTCCCCGGCTGGGGCTGGTCGAGGTGGGCCTCCCGTTGGCGGCGCTCGGGGCACTGTTCGTCGTGTTCCTGGGGACCCAGCTTCCCTATCTCCTGAGCGGCACGGGCCTGCCGGGCGATTTCACCTTCTCGGAGTACGTGCGGCGTGGCTTTGGGGAGCTGATGGCGGTGGCCTTCCTGACCCTGGGCCTGCTGCTCGGGGCACACGCCATCACCCGGGAGGAGGTGAGGGCGGGGGCCGCGTACCGGCTGCTCAACCTCGCCGTGCTGGCGCCCCTCGCCCTCGTGGTGCTGAGCGCGGCGAACCGCTGGCGGCTGTACACGCTCGCTTACGGACTGAGCGAGATTCGGGTGCTGGGCGCAGCTTTCCTGGTCTGGGTGGTGCTGGCCCTGGGGTGGTTCGCCGTGACCCTGTGGCGCGGACGGCTGCGGCACTTCGCGTATCCGGCGCTACTTCTGGGGCTCGGCACGCTGCTCGTGACCACCGCCCTGAATCCTGGCGCGCTGATCGCCCGGGTCAACGTCCACCGCTCGGTCGCGGGTGTGACGAACGACCTGCGCCGCACCCCGCAGGGGGCCGACGTGGGGGGCTTGCTGAGCCTCGGTGCGGACGCGGTGCCCGTCGTCGTGGCGAATCAGGACACCCTGACCCGCGAGTGCGGGCCGACCGAGGCCTGTCTCAACGACCGCTCCACCCTCCTCCGCCGTCTGCGAGAGGAGTACGGCGAGGTCCGCGACCTCCGCCTCTGGAACGCGAGCGACGCCCGGGCGCGGCGGTTGGTGGGGGAATCGAGGTGA